One genomic segment of Paenibacillus xylanexedens includes these proteins:
- a CDS encoding HAD family hydrolase: protein MIKALVFDFDGTIIDTETAWYIAFRDAYKEHGVDLTLEMYSQCIGTSLKTFNPYEYLITDLNLPIDREAFRESVQLQHAALMNIEKVRPGIQEYLEQAREAGLKLAVASSSKREWVEQHLEQLKLKDYFEVIRTADDVANVKPDPELYNQALEALGVTADEAVAIEDSPNGARAAAAAGMHCVVISNTITGTLEFDMPHQRLSCLTDLTFNDLISKPLVTTV, encoded by the coding sequence ATGATTAAGGCACTGGTGTTTGATTTCGACGGAACGATTATTGATACAGAGACAGCATGGTATATTGCTTTTCGTGATGCCTACAAGGAACACGGCGTAGATTTAACCCTGGAGATGTATTCACAATGCATCGGTACCAGTCTGAAAACATTTAATCCGTATGAGTACCTCATCACAGATTTGAATCTTCCGATCGATCGGGAAGCGTTCAGGGAATCCGTTCAGTTGCAGCACGCTGCATTGATGAACATAGAAAAGGTGCGTCCTGGTATTCAGGAATATCTTGAACAAGCACGTGAAGCCGGACTGAAACTGGCTGTAGCATCCAGCTCCAAACGGGAGTGGGTTGAACAACATCTGGAACAACTGAAACTGAAAGATTATTTTGAAGTCATTCGTACGGCAGATGATGTTGCAAATGTGAAGCCTGACCCAGAACTCTACAATCAAGCGCTTGAAGCCCTTGGAGTAACTGCAGACGAAGCCGTAGCGATTGAGGATTCACCTAACGGCGCGCGTGCAGCTGCTGCGGCTGGTATGCACTGCGTAGTCATCTCGAATACCATCACAGGAACACTGGAATTCGATATGCCTCACCAACGGCTGTCTTGCTTGACCGACCTTACATTTAATGATTTGATTTCGAAGCCACTCGTCACTACCGTCTAA
- a CDS encoding mannitol-1-phosphate 5-dehydrogenase produces the protein MKAVHFGAGNIGRGFIGHMLSASDYEVCFVARNPKKISMLQERQEYPITLANRDQDTTIVNNVTAINVSEQNLVAEEIASADVITTAVGVSALGDIAEPIAKGIQLRMKNNNQAPLHIIACENAIGGSTRLKKRIYPFLDEQTRKKAERYVSFPNAAVDRIVPAQNHKDPLQVTVEPFYEWVVHRPALLDGFKKIDGVHYVDSLEPYIERKMFTVNTGHCVAAYFGYLEGFKTIRQVMSNSTLRAKVRHVMEETGQMLIQKHGFNAQKHNKYIDTILERFANPNLTDQVNRVGRSPLRKLSPHDRLVRPALQASEFGIEIPHLTSAMAAAMLYNDKRDEEAMKLQHMISEDGVSSFIRERMGIPDEHPVHQNVITRYQELRGRKESTILT, from the coding sequence ATGAAAGCTGTACATTTTGGTGCGGGCAATATAGGCCGCGGTTTTATCGGTCATATGTTGTCCGCTTCCGACTACGAAGTCTGCTTTGTCGCACGTAACCCGAAGAAAATCTCCATGCTTCAAGAGAGGCAGGAATATCCGATTACACTTGCCAATAGAGATCAGGACACTACGATTGTCAACAACGTGACGGCTATCAATGTGAGTGAGCAGAATCTCGTTGCTGAAGAGATCGCTTCAGCCGATGTGATCACAACCGCGGTGGGGGTATCTGCACTCGGAGATATCGCCGAACCGATCGCCAAAGGCATTCAACTTCGCATGAAAAACAATAATCAGGCTCCACTGCATATTATTGCTTGCGAGAATGCCATCGGTGGTAGCACCAGGCTGAAGAAACGCATCTATCCATTTTTGGATGAACAAACTCGCAAAAAAGCCGAACGTTATGTTTCTTTCCCCAATGCAGCTGTGGACCGGATTGTTCCGGCTCAAAACCACAAAGACCCGCTGCAGGTCACTGTTGAACCTTTTTACGAATGGGTCGTTCATCGTCCAGCACTTCTGGATGGATTTAAGAAAATAGACGGCGTCCACTATGTGGATTCGCTTGAACCTTATATCGAGCGTAAAATGTTTACGGTCAATACAGGCCATTGTGTCGCCGCATACTTCGGCTATCTCGAAGGATTCAAGACGATCCGACAGGTGATGAGTAATTCCACCCTGCGGGCCAAAGTGCGCCATGTTATGGAAGAGACCGGTCAGATGCTTATCCAGAAGCACGGATTCAACGCTCAGAAGCATAACAAATATATCGATACCATACTGGAACGCTTCGCCAATCCCAACCTGACGGATCAGGTCAACCGGGTCGGACGTTCCCCCCTTCGCAAGCTTTCGCCTCATGATCGGCTTGTTCGCCCAGCGCTGCAGGCCAGTGAATTCGGAATTGAAATTCCTCATTTAACTTCTGCTATGGCGGCCGCAATGCTGTATAATGACAAACGCGACGAGGAAGCCATGAAGCTACAACACATGATTAGCGAAGATGGCGTCTCCTCCTTCATCCGTGAACGCATGGGAATTCCCGACGAACATCCCGTTCATCAGAATGTAATCACCCGTTATCAAGAACTCAGAGGGCGCAAGGAATCGACTATACTAACCTGA
- a CDS encoding YkyA family protein yields the protein MLTSKKVALAAVSVLLILLVSGCGDPQEPAANQINQLVLSGQEIDQSLKTLTSHEQEDMKLYKSILDKGKNKNSDLEALLDQAADHIHERRTLLKQAEEAMKQTNEKTVALRGSLKELSFEKEETLAQAEKVLDQYEARARALENFVASYQLSLSADEQLYDLMRESAEPNLVKIKRAIRVRNSEYAKLAEFRKQLNLQTKAFNGANAKLVQMDQAS from the coding sequence GTGCTAACGAGTAAAAAAGTGGCGCTTGCGGCAGTTAGTGTATTGCTAATTCTGCTGGTGAGTGGTTGTGGAGATCCGCAGGAGCCTGCGGCAAATCAGATAAACCAATTGGTGCTCAGCGGTCAGGAGATTGATCAGAGTTTGAAGACGCTGACCAGTCATGAGCAGGAAGATATGAAGTTATACAAGTCTATTTTAGACAAAGGCAAGAACAAAAACAGTGATCTCGAAGCACTGCTGGATCAGGCAGCAGATCATATTCATGAACGAAGAACGTTGTTGAAACAGGCGGAAGAGGCCATGAAACAGACCAACGAGAAGACGGTGGCCCTGCGCGGTTCATTGAAAGAACTATCATTTGAAAAAGAAGAAACGTTGGCACAGGCTGAAAAGGTGCTGGATCAATATGAAGCAAGAGCACGTGCATTGGAAAATTTTGTTGCTTCGTATCAGTTGAGTCTGAGTGCCGATGAACAGTTGTATGATCTGATGAGAGAAAGTGCAGAACCTAATCTGGTTAAGATTAAGCGAGCCATTCGGGTACGGAATAGCGAATATGCGAAGCTTGCTGAATTCCGAAAGCAACTTAACCTCCAGACCAAAGCATTTAACGGAGCCAATGCCAAACTGGTACAGATGGATCAGGCCAGCTGA
- a CDS encoding polysaccharide deacetylase family protein has product MRVQQERAGERGSIPPSTSRTKTHKRRKIRYGRVVIALMLLVLFVTGITYVFFGMTHWIKSVVAPPPITVIEQPAKLGMIQVTPDAKEEPARFQGQVRKLAYITFDDGPTEYTEQLLDILKQHEAKATFFMIGRQLNQHPEAVKRLLKEGSYPGLHSMTHNYKKLYKSGNSANFVKEFKKEQKMVQDLIGFTPHLIRAPYGSSPQIGEKFRGDIAAAGFKMWDWTTDSLDWNLPGQPDKIVARVSKSVHRDKEVILMHEREQTVQALPRILKLLEDRGYEFEVYDPDAHWVANFSGDTRL; this is encoded by the coding sequence GTGAGAGTTCAACAAGAGAGAGCGGGAGAGCGTGGCAGTATTCCGCCTAGCACAAGTCGCACGAAAACACATAAACGAAGAAAAATCCGGTATGGAAGGGTAGTCATAGCTCTAATGCTCCTGGTACTGTTCGTTACCGGTATTACATATGTATTCTTTGGCATGACGCATTGGATCAAAAGCGTTGTGGCGCCGCCTCCGATTACTGTAATAGAACAGCCGGCCAAGCTTGGCATGATACAAGTTACTCCGGATGCGAAGGAGGAGCCGGCACGGTTCCAGGGCCAGGTTCGCAAATTGGCATACATAACGTTTGATGATGGGCCAACTGAATATACAGAACAACTGCTGGATATTTTGAAGCAGCATGAGGCGAAAGCTACCTTTTTTATGATCGGACGTCAGTTGAATCAGCATCCAGAAGCAGTGAAACGGCTGTTGAAGGAAGGCAGTTATCCTGGACTTCACAGCATGACGCATAACTATAAAAAGCTGTATAAGAGCGGCAACTCGGCAAACTTTGTGAAAGAGTTCAAGAAAGAGCAGAAGATGGTGCAGGACCTGATTGGTTTTACACCTCATCTGATTCGTGCACCTTATGGCAGCAGTCCACAGATCGGTGAAAAGTTCAGAGGGGACATTGCGGCGGCCGGATTCAAAATGTGGGACTGGACGACAGATTCACTCGATTGGAATCTTCCCGGTCAGCCGGACAAGATTGTGGCCCGGGTGAGCAAAAGTGTACATCGGGATAAGGAAGTGATTCTGATGCATGAGCGGGAGCAGACGGTGCAGGCTTTACCACGCATTCTGAAGTTACTCGAAGATCGGGGTTACGAGTTCGAAGTATACGATCCGGATGCACACTGGGTAGCCAATTTTAGCGGAGATACCCGCTTGTAA
- a CDS encoding DMT family transporter has translation MTSLNRAGRSIYLLFFVGIIAISFSSIFVRWSTADVAVIAMYRLFLTNLLMLPFVWKYRHEMMRLSLRQWGLLLASGVMLALHFLLWMGSLRLTSVASSTVILALEPILILAGSVWLFKAKINRMMIIGMGIALLGSIVIGAGDFQLAGTALQGDVLSLLGTIAVAVHMLLGQFLRAGLSAFSYNFWVFFVAACTLAVYNLIMGHPFGGYAASEWGIFLLLAIVPTIFGHYLFNWLLQYMNATTVSMGVLGEPVFSSLLAWMLLGESLSALQMSAGVVIIFGVWIFIRYGKTKPQIASAEASVAGKGPIEPTTV, from the coding sequence ATGACAAGCTTGAACCGTGCCGGCAGATCCATCTATCTGTTATTCTTTGTCGGCATTATCGCCATTTCTTTTTCTTCGATCTTTGTACGCTGGTCTACCGCAGATGTTGCGGTCATTGCCATGTACCGTCTTTTTCTCACCAACCTGCTAATGCTCCCGTTTGTCTGGAAATACAGACATGAGATGATGCGACTGAGCTTACGGCAGTGGGGCTTGCTGCTTGCATCCGGTGTGATGCTGGCCCTTCATTTTCTGCTCTGGATGGGTTCGCTGCGGCTCACCAGTGTTGCCAGTTCCACAGTTATTCTCGCGCTGGAGCCTATACTGATTCTTGCCGGTTCGGTATGGCTGTTCAAAGCCAAAATTAATCGCATGATGATCATCGGCATGGGCATCGCCCTGCTTGGATCAATCGTCATTGGCGCAGGAGATTTCCAGTTGGCAGGTACTGCCCTGCAAGGTGATGTCCTGTCTTTGCTTGGCACAATCGCAGTCGCCGTTCATATGCTGCTTGGTCAATTTTTGCGAGCGGGACTTAGTGCATTTTCGTATAACTTCTGGGTGTTCTTCGTGGCTGCTTGCACGCTGGCGGTATATAATCTGATCATGGGCCACCCGTTCGGAGGTTACGCTGCGTCAGAGTGGGGAATCTTCCTGCTGCTCGCCATTGTGCCAACGATCTTTGGACATTATCTCTTCAACTGGCTGCTTCAATATATGAATGCCACAACGGTATCCATGGGCGTACTTGGGGAACCCGTATTCTCTTCATTACTGGCCTGGATGCTGCTCGGCGAATCCCTCAGTGCATTACAAATGTCTGCCGGGGTCGTCATCATATTCGGGGTATGGATCTTCATTCGATATGGAAAAACCAAACCTCAGATTGCTTCAGCAGAAGCCTCTGTTGCGGGAAAAGGGCCTATTGAACCTACAACGGTATAA
- a CDS encoding sulfurtransferase: MKNIVSMRWLLARMYEPDVVIADCRFLLGQPEAGRQSYEAGHIPGAVYLDLEKDLSAPVSAHGGRHPLPDPAVLASRLSKAGISSNSRIVAYDDQGGMNASRLWWLLRYMGHEQVYVMDEGFSAWQNAKFPVTVDVPVQIPSSFEVNVQPAMLASVEDIQQASASGSAMLIDSRDARRYAGLEEPIDAKAGHIPGAVNYFWKDVLDWDGRWTDTGVLEERFSKLDKDGAIIVYCGSGVSACPNVIALEEAGYTNVKLYSGSWSDWISYDENPVAIGDADVHKDV; the protein is encoded by the coding sequence ATGAAAAATATTGTATCCATGCGCTGGCTGCTCGCCAGAATGTATGAACCGGATGTAGTTATTGCAGATTGCCGATTCTTGCTCGGTCAGCCGGAGGCTGGAAGACAATCCTATGAAGCTGGACATATTCCAGGGGCTGTCTATCTCGATTTGGAAAAAGATCTCTCCGCTCCTGTGTCTGCGCACGGAGGACGTCACCCGCTTCCTGATCCGGCTGTGCTCGCAAGTCGTCTCTCCAAAGCTGGCATCAGCTCCAATAGTCGGATTGTTGCTTATGACGATCAAGGCGGGATGAATGCATCTCGGCTATGGTGGCTGCTTCGCTACATGGGGCATGAGCAAGTGTATGTCATGGACGAAGGTTTCTCCGCTTGGCAAAATGCCAAGTTCCCGGTGACCGTGGATGTGCCCGTTCAGATCCCATCTTCCTTTGAGGTGAACGTACAGCCCGCGATGCTAGCAAGTGTTGAGGATATTCAGCAGGCTTCGGCAAGTGGCAGTGCCATGCTAATTGACTCCCGTGATGCTCGCCGTTATGCGGGTCTGGAGGAACCGATTGATGCCAAGGCCGGACATATTCCGGGTGCGGTGAATTATTTTTGGAAAGATGTGTTGGATTGGGATGGACGTTGGACAGATACCGGAGTGTTAGAAGAGCGTTTCAGTAAGCTGGACAAGGATGGCGCGATTATCGTGTATTGCGGTTCTGGCGTCTCGGCCTGCCCTAACGTGATTGCACTGGAAGAAGCGGGATATACAAATGTGAAGTTGTATTCAGGGAGCTGGAGCGACTGGATTAGTTATGATGAGAATCCGGTGGCTATAGGCGATGCGGATGTGCACAAAGACGTATAG
- a CDS encoding acetamidase/formamidase family protein, with translation MFINRTIRKFGVSVGIISMFTFALPSVGFSMPLQPTTLDKVEGDYYVTSAIENIRWGSLPNRDSSPLLTVPSGSAVTFDTVSHEGLIEDQGRNPVEYFGKFGISPDGVLDDAKAIAASEIKHDYVKDGPHIITGPVAVEGAEPGDVLKVEVLSLQTRVPYGVISNRHGKGALPNEFPENTGPQEGASATKPELYNNVSIFTPIEEIHGIWYGVLPTKAGKNVRFPINPFLGVMGVAPNTSEVVSSIPPIETGGNMDINELGVGATIYYPIQVKGGLFYTGDPHFAQGDGEVALTALEASLRGTVRLTVLKKGDPSLPHSGEFTQPFAETEDYWIPIGLDPDLDEAMKESVRESIQFLSDKLDMDRSVAYAYLSAATDYEVSQVVDRTKGVHGLIRKTDFLEYVDVAMNVGGTLIKPVVHNNEFYVPIRTISELFGGTVMWDNKTRTTQIKLGTKNISAQIGSDVYSINDKLVFNSNVPKLLNGETVVPVSVINEILGAYVNWTTIDKTLTANVSLSKK, from the coding sequence ATGTTTATTAACCGAACGATTAGGAAATTTGGAGTTTCAGTAGGGATTATAAGTATGTTTACATTTGCTCTACCTTCAGTGGGCTTTAGTATGCCACTGCAACCAACAACCCTTGATAAGGTAGAAGGTGATTATTATGTAACGTCTGCGATTGAGAACATTCGCTGGGGATCACTGCCTAATCGAGACAGCTCTCCGCTTCTTACTGTGCCATCAGGAAGTGCTGTAACATTTGATACGGTATCGCATGAGGGACTGATAGAGGATCAAGGGAGAAATCCAGTGGAGTACTTCGGCAAATTCGGTATCTCACCCGATGGAGTGTTGGATGATGCGAAGGCAATTGCGGCTTCTGAGATTAAGCATGATTATGTAAAAGACGGACCTCATATTATCACTGGGCCAGTAGCGGTTGAGGGAGCAGAGCCAGGAGATGTTCTTAAAGTAGAAGTCCTTTCGTTGCAAACTCGCGTTCCATATGGTGTCATTTCTAACCGCCATGGTAAAGGTGCCCTTCCTAACGAATTTCCAGAAAATACGGGCCCACAAGAGGGAGCTAGCGCAACAAAACCGGAATTATATAATAATGTATCTATATTTACGCCTATTGAAGAAATCCACGGCATTTGGTATGGAGTATTACCAACAAAAGCTGGCAAAAATGTACGTTTCCCAATTAACCCGTTTCTAGGTGTTATGGGGGTTGCACCAAATACCAGTGAAGTTGTGAGTTCTATCCCACCTATTGAAACAGGAGGGAATATGGATATTAATGAGTTGGGTGTTGGTGCAACTATTTATTATCCGATTCAAGTTAAAGGCGGGCTATTCTATACTGGAGATCCACACTTTGCTCAAGGAGATGGGGAAGTAGCGTTAACTGCATTGGAAGCTTCCTTAAGGGGGACAGTTCGGTTAACGGTGTTAAAGAAAGGTGATCCATCACTACCACATAGTGGAGAATTCACGCAACCCTTTGCTGAAACAGAGGATTATTGGATTCCAATTGGACTGGACCCTGATTTGGATGAAGCAATGAAAGAATCAGTACGTGAATCGATTCAATTCTTATCTGATAAGCTTGATATGGATAGAAGTGTAGCTTATGCGTACCTATCGGCCGCAACGGATTATGAAGTATCTCAGGTCGTAGACCGAACAAAAGGGGTTCATGGACTCATTCGAAAGACCGATTTCCTTGAATATGTTGATGTTGCAATGAACGTAGGTGGTACGTTAATCAAACCGGTTGTTCATAACAATGAATTCTACGTACCGATTCGAACAATTTCCGAGCTATTTGGCGGTACAGTAATGTGGGATAATAAGACGCGTACAACGCAAATAAAATTAGGTACGAAAAATATAAGTGCTCAAATTGGTTCAGATGTGTATTCAATTAACGATAAACTAGTGTTCAATAGTAACGTACCAAAGCTTTTAAATGGCGAAACCGTAGTTCCGGTTTCTGTTATTAATGAAATACTAGGCGCTTATGTCAACTGGACGACGATCGACAAGACGTTAACAGCAAATGTATCGTTAAGTAAAAAGTAA
- a CDS encoding imm11 family protein encodes MNYYFLESQYPRRGFISGGTTFTPQLDMNYLAIENPLPEGTTAEVELLSTVRNLNVDYFETITGTRHVSDRFKTLLEEAKTNTQFIPTTVCYHDGRAVEKTYWTTHQLDRLDVFDYERSEYGRKAVIAASVQQPPRKIVKVVSQICLHEERIGEHEFFMLDYINIFKPIVSKDFYEVCRKHRLNLNVTEVENVSI; translated from the coding sequence TTGAACTATTATTTTCTGGAATCTCAATATCCACGTAGAGGGTTTATTAGTGGCGGAACAACCTTCACTCCCCAATTAGATATGAATTATTTGGCGATAGAGAATCCGTTGCCCGAGGGGACAACAGCAGAGGTTGAGCTACTGTCTACGGTACGCAACCTGAACGTAGATTATTTTGAGACGATCACAGGAACGAGACACGTATCAGATCGTTTTAAAACGCTGTTGGAGGAAGCGAAAACAAACACACAGTTTATTCCGACAACGGTCTGTTACCACGACGGTCGTGCGGTTGAAAAAACCTATTGGACTACACATCAACTCGATCGTTTGGATGTTTTTGATTATGAACGTTCGGAATATGGGCGCAAAGCGGTCATTGCGGCATCTGTACAACAGCCTCCACGTAAGATCGTCAAAGTTGTATCTCAAATCTGCCTTCATGAAGAGCGAATTGGCGAGCATGAATTTTTTATGCTGGATTATATAAATATCTTCAAACCCATTGTTTCAAAAGATTTTTACGAAGTATGCCGAAAACATAGGCTGAATCTGAACGTGACAGAAGTCGAAAATGTAAGCATCTAA
- a CDS encoding AraC family transcriptional regulator: MDGKDHQVSRFHVLHGGKGCCLNILPVEEDLEYYMIYYKAIIPLPERQDILALMEHRNPFKLQYGFAPDQPVSLLSKVQYMMTAWEEQEALEQFHVKSLFYQFVYELLWQIHNGRVPTIKPDLVAQMKYYMQEHYAEPITMDLLAELMDSSPRHLSRLFKRQTGCSPIDFVIQNRMNKAKELLLTTDATLQEIAKAVGYPDGYYLAKIFKKYMGIAPIRYRKQHESPNVPSTVARLGIVQDLTSLYIDNDYHNQHIFEEELLMYRSRKTPLAITLLLCLTLLLSACSTGGVGSPAANEGSQKPTNQVAANNANHTDTQSQMKTVTTLKGDIEVPVNPQRVVVLYLMGDLLALGVNPVGISSVEEGAAFASELEGATSLGAFNPDPEAVTALNPDLIIVTNEEIYEGLKMIAPTVYIPYDLPVEERMNLLGEILGKEGQAQEMLDNLHKKVEQSKEKLEQAGILDKTVTIMESNKGSMAVMTGLGYGRGSQIIYQYLGMKAPEVLQREIENARNDATSKDVSYEVLPEYVGDYIFRSSFEGMVDLSDNSIWNNIPAVKEGRLIEMSFGLFFYNDIYSLDKQLDFIVDNLLKTVE, from the coding sequence TTGGATGGAAAAGATCATCAGGTCTCACGATTCCATGTTTTGCATGGTGGGAAGGGCTGTTGCCTGAACATTTTGCCTGTTGAAGAGGACCTTGAATATTATATGATTTATTACAAAGCCATCATCCCGCTACCTGAGCGTCAGGATATTCTGGCCTTGATGGAGCACCGTAATCCCTTCAAGCTTCAATACGGCTTTGCACCTGATCAGCCTGTTTCCTTGTTAAGCAAAGTACAATACATGATGACAGCTTGGGAAGAGCAAGAGGCACTGGAACAGTTCCATGTAAAGTCATTATTTTATCAATTTGTATACGAGTTGTTATGGCAAATCCACAATGGGCGCGTGCCAACAATAAAGCCAGATCTGGTAGCGCAAATGAAATACTATATGCAGGAACACTACGCTGAACCCATTACAATGGACTTGTTAGCAGAGCTTATGGACAGCAGTCCACGTCATTTATCAAGGCTATTCAAACGCCAGACTGGTTGTAGTCCGATTGATTTTGTCATTCAAAATCGAATGAACAAAGCGAAGGAACTGCTGCTTACTACAGATGCTACTTTACAGGAAATTGCCAAGGCTGTTGGTTATCCGGATGGTTATTATCTTGCTAAAATATTTAAAAAATATATGGGGATTGCACCTATTCGTTATCGAAAGCAGCATGAAAGTCCTAATGTACCATCGACTGTGGCACGATTAGGCATTGTACAGGATCTAACTTCCTTATATATTGATAATGATTATCATAATCAGCATATATTTGAGGAGGAATTATTGATGTACAGAAGTAGAAAGACACCCTTGGCTATCACATTATTACTTTGTTTAACCCTATTGCTCAGCGCTTGTTCAACTGGTGGGGTAGGAAGTCCTGCAGCCAATGAAGGTTCTCAGAAGCCAACGAATCAGGTAGCGGCCAACAACGCTAACCATACAGATACACAATCTCAAATGAAGACTGTAACCACCTTAAAAGGGGATATTGAAGTACCGGTTAATCCACAACGAGTAGTTGTCCTGTATTTAATGGGTGATTTGCTTGCTTTAGGCGTTAATCCTGTGGGGATCTCTTCTGTAGAAGAAGGTGCGGCTTTTGCGAGCGAGCTGGAAGGTGCCACCTCATTAGGAGCATTTAATCCGGACCCGGAAGCAGTAACTGCGCTTAATCCCGATCTCATTATTGTTACCAATGAAGAAATATATGAAGGACTTAAAATGATTGCCCCTACAGTATATATTCCTTATGACCTGCCAGTAGAAGAACGTATGAATTTGCTTGGAGAAATTCTGGGTAAAGAGGGACAAGCTCAGGAAATGTTAGATAACCTTCACAAAAAGGTTGAGCAAAGCAAGGAAAAACTTGAACAAGCAGGTATCTTGGATAAAACCGTCACAATTATGGAAAGCAACAAAGGTTCCATGGCTGTAATGACAGGCTTGGGTTATGGCCGGGGGTCGCAGATTATTTATCAATATTTAGGGATGAAAGCACCTGAAGTCTTGCAACGTGAAATTGAAAACGCAAGAAACGATGCGACAAGCAAGGACGTTTCTTATGAAGTATTACCTGAATATGTGGGTGATTATATATTCCGTTCTTCCTTTGAAGGAATGGTTGATCTGTCAGACAATTCAATTTGGAATAACATCCCCGCAGTCAAAGAAGGACGTTTGATTGAGATGAGCTTTGGTTTATTTTTCTACAATGATATTTATTCGTTAGACAAACAGCTTGATTTTATTGTGGATAACTTGCTTAAAACCGTGGAGTAA
- a CDS encoding phosphotransferase, with protein MNEPTFHSSYGSELFSLNTRFLAQHGIRTPTLYDLNNDRDQHSYDFALVEYVDGQKAETYFKHKNHKDRDEMFQRIRDMLSNMHGIQRNTYGNANDNSKKAGPCYQVQRLDAETALSYASKHMTDIRKNDERLLEKLCELEAAIQPRDLYSFIHGELGPDHIWIDHAMQPCLIDIEGAGFFDLEYEHSFLEFRFGDFYHYLKNNDLDPERMTFYQFCHHLSLISGGLKLLHRQFPDQQFARGLAEYHARCAVQMLT; from the coding sequence TTGAATGAACCCACTTTCCACAGTTCCTATGGCAGCGAACTTTTCTCTTTGAATACTCGCTTTCTCGCTCAACATGGAATCCGAACGCCGACCTTATATGATCTAAATAACGATAGAGACCAGCACTCTTATGATTTTGCTCTTGTTGAGTATGTGGATGGACAGAAAGCCGAAACCTATTTCAAGCATAAAAATCACAAAGATCGGGATGAGATGTTTCAACGGATCAGGGATATGTTGTCTAATATGCATGGAATCCAAAGAAATACTTATGGAAACGCCAACGATAACAGTAAAAAGGCTGGGCCTTGCTACCAAGTTCAGCGGTTGGATGCCGAAACAGCCTTATCCTATGCATCCAAACACATGACAGATATAAGGAAAAATGACGAAAGGTTGCTTGAGAAACTTTGCGAATTGGAAGCAGCCATTCAACCCAGAGATCTCTATAGTTTCATTCATGGAGAGTTAGGTCCGGATCATATATGGATAGATCATGCTATGCAACCATGCCTTATTGATATTGAGGGCGCAGGATTCTTCGATCTCGAATATGAGCATAGCTTTCTGGAGTTTCGATTTGGAGACTTTTATCACTACTTAAAAAATAATGATCTCGACCCGGAGCGGATGACATTTTATCAATTTTGCCATCATTTGTCCTTGATATCAGGAGGACTGAAACTGCTTCACAGACAATTCCCCGATCAGCAATTCGCTAGGGGTCTTGCAGAGTATCATGCCAGATGTGCAGTTCAGATGCTTACCTAA
- a CDS encoding ankyrin repeat domain-containing protein, whose translation MNMDISLEGDLSMEFIHEDEKLAISVIEAIHTGDIPTLEQLLAENPGLANIRILERKPDNVDADSSISRTLLHVVTDWPGHFPNGADAVRVLTKFGAEVNAPFVGPNIETPLHWAASSNDVQVLDALLDAGADIETPGAVIASGTPLDDAIAFAQWDTARRLVERGAIFALWHAAALGNIHAIQEHFKGAKLPERYPWGTSTSPSPPEAVTVAFWCACHGGQRETAECLLDQGAELNWIASWDGMTPLDTAKRNFSSELIPWLESQGAKSASEIHR comes from the coding sequence ATGAATATGGATATAAGCCTGGAAGGAGATTTGAGCATGGAGTTTATTCACGAAGATGAAAAACTTGCAATTAGCGTTATTGAAGCCATTCACACTGGAGATATTCCAACGTTAGAGCAACTGCTGGCAGAGAATCCGGGATTGGCAAACATAAGAATATTGGAAAGAAAGCCTGACAACGTAGATGCAGACTCCAGTATCTCTCGAACGCTGCTGCACGTGGTGACGGATTGGCCGGGGCACTTCCCTAATGGAGCGGATGCCGTGCGAGTATTGACCAAGTTCGGTGCGGAAGTGAACGCTCCTTTTGTCGGTCCAAACATCGAGACACCTTTGCATTGGGCTGCAAGCTCCAATGACGTTCAAGTGCTCGATGCCCTTCTTGATGCTGGCGCAGACATTGAAACGCCTGGCGCGGTGATCGCCAGTGGCACGCCGCTGGACGATGCTATTGCTTTCGCACAATGGGATACAGCACGACGCTTGGTTGAGCGCGGTGCGATCTTTGCCCTTTGGCATGCGGCCGCCCTTGGAAATATTCACGCCATACAAGAACATTTTAAAGGAGCCAAACTCCCGGAACGTTATCCTTGGGGAACAAGCACCTCCCCTTCTCCTCCCGAAGCAGTAACCGTTGCCTTCTGGTGTGCTTGCCATGGAGGTCAAAGAGAAACAGCCGAATGCCTTCTTGACCAAGGCGCCGAACTGAACTGGATAGCCAGCTGGGATGGAATGACTCCACTGGATACAGCAAAACGTAATTTTTCATCCGAACTGATCCCGTGGCTTGAAAGTCAAGGTGCCAAATCCGCTAGCGAGATTCACAGGTAG